The stretch of DNA TTAATCTATGATAGTGCatctgattttttaaataatattttgcaTTAATAGTGTGGACCTGCAAAATATCCTGTAACTCCAGTTGTCAAGTGTTGTAGAGCAAAAGGTTGagtatttttctctgaaatttggtcatgtaaaagtacaaaatagTATAAATAGAAATACTTGCTAACATTACTGTTTACTGATTCCTGATATCGTCCTAATCATGAATTAGGAACAAAACTGTAAATCTTTCAAATGGTTGTATAAAAACTCCTAATCTGCTATATCTCTAAATAGATATTCTACCTTCTGCTGTATGTCTTTACATAgacaaggtgaaaaaaaaagattacaagGTGCCAGGATCTCTGCCATTCAGAGGACGCTTAGTTTCTAAGttactgttttctgtttttgttgaatgTCCTATTGAGCTCAGCCCAATTTACTTCTTTTGTTAAGAAGACTAAAGGTTTTTGTTACCAagcagcctttttttatttgttgtgtgcCAGTAATCAACCCTGGTGCCCCTTTCTCTAGGGGGCTCCCACTGTGTTCCACAGGTACAAACAGTGCGACAACTTCAAACTCTGTGGAGTCTCAAGACGTTGGCCGGCCAGGGATTGAAATTAAAGGTAAGCAGATATCGCGTTTCCCATCAACAATTAAAGATGGCTCCATATGGTTTGTTGCCGTCAGTCTCTTTTGAAAGTCAAATCCAGTTCTCTGCAAGTCAAAACCTGTGCCTTGCGAGAAGTAAATATTTAAAGCTCCCAAAGAgtgagagacgggggggggggagcatcaAGCTACCGGATTTCTCTCTCAGACTGTACAGATCTCTGTCAGTCCctcagaggaaagaaagaaaaccctgTGCGATTGTAGCAGCCCCAATAACCAATGGAACAAATAGGACGGCTGGAGTAATACTGCCTAATGTTTTACATGAAAGTTACAAGAGGAAAGACCCTCCGAAGTTCATCACATCGCACAGGCCTCCTGGCGTTCTGGAGTCCGAGCTCATGTTTGTTAAGATGGAAAAGTTTCCTTCTGAACCTTACAAGAATCCCAAACTTCATAACTTCAGACCGGTAAGTGTCTGTCAACCCAaagtatgttttctttcttacatGTTTGTCATGGGCACCTTGTACACGACATAGCGATAGACACAGACTCAGAAAGGCAAACAGGGTCACACATATTTTACCTGCTGTTCTTTTAAGAAAAGCttgtaatatttgatttgacCACAAGATGGCTGTAAACACAAAATTACGAACCAGGCGCAATAAGAATAATACTCAAAtgattctggcagagcaaatgaaatgaggtcccagaattcatctgggtccctgGCTACAATTATAATattcaactttttgttttgaaccTCTCACTTCAGCTTGATGAAGACATTCCAGACTAATAACGAAACATGAGAGGGATCCTGGTGACctaaatttgaaattaaagcGGTTGGATACAAGTAAGTAGATTAACTGAAATTCCATTAggcctatttattttttcttgtttgcagGGATGTTTCATGAATTTCCATGATGtcttttatatgtatatgttgcATTGTAGAGGGTTTTTGTAATACAACTGTTGACTTTCTTGATATGCTATGATATTTTCTCGTACAAATGTAATCAGTTTGACTTTGATTGAATTCTGAATGAATGGATATACTGTAGTGTTGATAGGGAGGTGAAatttgattattgttattttatgtaTGTCTATGTATACATTAATATAGTGTTTTTCTATTGAATTTTTTAATGTCTTACATTATTATCtttgtcaaaaatataaaaaatgtatcccTACAGGTTCATCTACAAATGGAATCAgttatatttccatttctttttaaactttcactTTGGCTATTTTacttcatgtacagtatggcATGAAggcttatttttattattattattattcttcttattattattattattattatatgtgctcgtatatattataattaattGATCTTTGTTATTAATTCCTTAATTTTGCATGTAGGAAACCCACAGTAAAGACCGTGTGCAggagttaaaaaatatatatttggaaacTTTGTTGCAAAATTTGATATTCTAATTCTCAActtttatatataaacaaattgatttataaatatatatattgtcttgTTCAGTCAAAACCTTGTTTCCCTTAATTGTTGAGTTGCTGTCATTCTTATTATGTCTTTGTAATGagtattctttatttatttattattgtgtttattttgtaaataaacatttaagcttttactgtatatttatctTATCCTTAtcattgttcttcttcttttattactTGCTTAACAACTTTATTTTGCGACAGAGCTTCAGTCACGATTATACTCGTAAAATCTGTGACAACAGAACTTATTGAATCTTAAATTGCAGTTCATTGAcattcaaattaatatttgttttttcccccagtgcaGACCAGCAGATCTGAAATAAATTGTAGATTGAGGGACACCAGGACAAGGATGGACACATATAAACCTGCAGAGCCTAAATGGGATGCCAGGCTCATCCTCCCTCAGCCACCCTGGCCTTCAAAATCCGCCTCCTACACTGTGagtataaaatgttttaacatcATATCTGCACAAGTGATCACTTTGGAAATCATACTGTCACAGGCTCTGaattaaaaacaaccccagatCCTGTAATCATCATGCACACTGTGTACTGTATAGATTAAAAGGACATGATTACCTAATCATGCAAAAGCTATCACATGCATTGCTGGAGAGTACATTTTCTCAAGCACTGTGGAATCTGACAGCATTCACGCGCACACATCCACGCACACAATTGTATCCTAGCATTAGCATGTATCAGGTTGAATTAGCGCTTGCTAGCACCACCAAGCCTATGCTATCTAGcgctcacacaaacacccatTTATGTAAATTTATGCTTGTGTATAATTTATGTATATCGTTTTATTATAATACTGCTATATTTAAAGAGAGGTTGTCTGTGATATATTGTGCACATTGTGTTGTAATAACTGCTGGTCGGGAGGGTCAGTGCTCGGATTCACACTTTCACTGCTAAATTTATGAtctcaatatcataaatattgataATTTTAAGTGAACACCCCTTCGAGACAGATTTCACAGATTTGGTTAATTAGTCCCTGTTTACAGGGTGGTGCCCCAAATGACTAATTTCTAGTAAAAtgtttatgattattaataattgtCTTTGATAAGTATTAATAACTTGCTACCAATGCAAAACAGACATTTGTACACTAAAGCTCTTACTtcgttttctgtctctcagcgCGGCAGTATTAGCATCATGACCAACTCAATGCTAGCAGCCTGGCTaatgtccaaagcagaaaataactgtaaaaattccaatttgaacaaattaccTTGAGTTAAACGTTCAGTAGTATTGATAAGTAGGATGATTGTGTaacttactgatctagtagaaagaaaacaatcttcaagttgtttttgaagcctctcaagtcctggATCTCTCCGGGTCCGTCATAGGTTCAGTCttgttcaatttctttttctatcacactgcttctcctgcttttgttcctccgtcaacatgattcattttctcttcgAGGCTGAGTTGTTTTGGTCAATtcggctgttccaccgtctgtcATTTTCCATCACTAGGGAAAGATATAGGGAGCtattctcctccttgttttggttatgcGAACAGCCAATCATAATTAGAATAGTGCCGTGCTGAACCAATCATATGGCTAAAATAGATATAGGTCAGGTTAGGTTGATGCACACAGCGCAGAGCGTAGCAGAAGCAGCAGGTCGTGTGTTAATGTTTGGGCTTCTGCAGTGGTGCACATCAGTA from Scophthalmus maximus strain ysfricsl-2021 chromosome 20, ASM2237912v1, whole genome shotgun sequence encodes:
- the si:dkey-30e9.6 gene encoding uncharacterized protein si:dkey-30e9.6 gives rise to the protein MAPYVPQRKERKPCAIVAAPITNGTNRTAGVILPNVLHESYKRKDPPKFITSHRPPGVLESELMFVKMEKFPSEPYKNPKLHNFRPTSRSEINCRLRDTRTRMDTYKPAEPKWDARLILPQPPWPSKSASYTRHRRRRGTYSAFLDRVEEKLSRSWKNRL